In the Flavobacterium sp. J372 genome, one interval contains:
- a CDS encoding rhomboid family intramembrane serine protease, which yields MNMRISDAVKHLIIINIIFFIGSQVLGRPATDYLALHMPQSEHFQIWQLFTHMFMHGNIMHIFFNMFALFSFGVMLEQFWGSKKFIFFYLSCGIGAAALHLGVSYFELQNVLEGAASLNLSSSELHQILNATVADDTHYRPDLFLNEIKPILENAKVKEVTQEHFDSLFSAARITQIPMVGASGAIYGILVAFAFLVPNAELMLMFIPVPIKAKYFVPGLLLIDLFLGLKGQSIFGSGSTGVAHFAHLGGALIGFIMMWYWKKSQFNNNRWN from the coding sequence ATGAACATGAGAATAAGTGATGCTGTTAAGCATCTGATTATCATAAATATTATATTTTTTATAGGCAGTCAGGTTTTAGGCAGGCCTGCCACTGATTACCTTGCGCTGCATATGCCGCAAAGTGAGCATTTCCAGATTTGGCAGCTGTTTACGCATATGTTCATGCACGGAAATATCATGCACATTTTCTTTAATATGTTCGCGTTATTCTCATTCGGGGTAATGCTGGAGCAGTTTTGGGGTAGCAAGAAGTTCATTTTTTTTTACCTTTCATGCGGTATTGGCGCGGCAGCATTGCATTTAGGGGTTTCTTATTTTGAGCTTCAGAATGTTCTTGAAGGAGCTGCTAGCCTTAACCTCTCATCGTCAGAGCTGCATCAGATATTAAATGCTACGGTAGCGGATGATACACATTACAGGCCCGATTTATTCCTGAATGAAATAAAGCCTATTCTCGAGAATGCTAAAGTGAAGGAAGTTACGCAGGAGCATTTTGACTCGCTGTTCTCTGCTGCGAGGATAACGCAAATCCCCATGGTTGGTGCATCAGGAGCAATATATGGTATACTGGTTGCGTTTGCCTTCTTAGTGCCTAATGCCGAATTGATGCTGATGTTTATACCGGTGCCTATTAAAGCCAAATACTTTGTACCGGGACTTTTACTGATAGATTTATTCCTGGGGTTAAAAGGCCAGTCTATATTTGGCAGCGGAAGCACAGGTGTGGCTCACTTTGCACATCTTGGCGGGGCGCTCATCGGCTTTATCATGATGTGGTACTGGAAGAAAAGCCAGTTTAATAACAATCGCTGGAATTAA
- a CDS encoding rhomboid family intramembrane serine protease, with amino-acid sequence MGILDELKSEYKFGGIVQRLIFWNVGLFVIPMIIFSILKLSGIYLPEFDWTLGSTQNWFALSSEFTDLWKMWTLITYAFLHHDFFHLLFNMLMLFFAGRVFLTFFTQKQLFGVYIQSAIIAGLMFIIGYSTIPALTNVSAAMVGASASIMAILVAAATCAPQYSVRLMLIGTVKLWHIALGLVVIDLIYISAENTGGHIAHLAGALYGFIYIKLLQNGTDMTKSIVGFQTFVENLFKPKKKTPFKAVHRNPATTARTTVKKEKDITQKQIDDILDKISKSGYDSLTKAEKDFLFRAGK; translated from the coding sequence ATGGGAATCTTAGACGAACTGAAATCGGAATATAAATTTGGTGGTATCGTCCAGAGGCTGATTTTCTGGAACGTTGGGTTGTTTGTAATCCCGATGATCATATTCAGCATACTCAAACTCAGCGGAATTTACCTGCCCGAATTTGACTGGACATTAGGCTCTACGCAAAACTGGTTTGCACTTTCCAGCGAGTTTACAGACCTGTGGAAAATGTGGACGCTCATTACGTATGCATTCCTGCACCACGACTTCTTTCATTTACTCTTCAATATGCTGATGCTGTTCTTTGCGGGGCGCGTATTCCTTACTTTCTTTACACAAAAGCAGCTATTTGGCGTTTACATTCAATCAGCTATAATTGCCGGCCTTATGTTTATAATAGGCTATTCAACCATCCCTGCGCTTACAAATGTTTCAGCAGCAATGGTTGGCGCTTCAGCTTCAATCATGGCTATTCTTGTTGCCGCAGCTACCTGTGCACCGCAATACTCTGTAAGGCTGATGCTTATCGGGACGGTAAAGCTATGGCATATTGCATTGGGCCTGGTGGTGATAGACCTCATCTATATCTCTGCAGAAAACACAGGCGGCCACATTGCACATCTTGCCGGGGCGTTGTATGGATTTATCTATATAAAGCTTTTGCAAAACGGCACTGATATGACCAAAAGCATTGTTGGATTCCAGACATTTGTTGAAAACCTTTTCAAACCAAAGAAAAAGACACCATTTAAGGCCGTTCACCGTAACCCTGCTACTACAGCCCGCACCACGGTAAAAAAGGAAAAAGACATCACCCAGAAGCAGATTGATGACATTCTCGATAAGATAAGCAAATCGGGGTATGACAGCCTTACAAAAGCCGAAAAAGATTTTCTTTTCAGGGCAGGGAAGTAA
- a CDS encoding endonuclease/exonuclease/phosphatase family protein, translating into MKKLSWFNKLMFVLNMVLTVLTFVAYILPFLAPKLFPFLSVLTLVLPLMLVLNFAFFLYWLLQLKRQMLLSGIVLLLGITFINKFYKFGGTNLPEENRDFTLMSYNVRLFNLYEWLPRKDVPDSIVAFVKEQHPDILCLQEYTPIKRVQFKQYKHRFIFTNDYKSGKFGQAIYSKFPIINSGHIPFPKTDNHAIFADIKKGKDTIRVYSMHLQSIRITPDIHERLDEERSRVIFNRMSKAFKEQQLQAEIVEKHKAECTYPMIICGDLNNSAFSYVYRSVKGKMNDAFEEAGSGFGKSYNFKYYPARIDYIFTAKEIEVKQYTTFKNFVNSDHFPVMTRLAFEEKEE; encoded by the coding sequence ATGAAAAAGCTGTCGTGGTTTAATAAGTTAATGTTTGTGCTCAATATGGTGCTTACTGTATTGACATTTGTTGCTTATATACTGCCCTTCCTGGCGCCGAAGCTCTTCCCTTTCCTCTCGGTACTTACACTGGTTTTACCGCTTATGCTGGTGCTTAACTTCGCCTTTTTTCTGTATTGGCTGCTGCAGTTAAAAAGGCAGATGCTGCTGTCAGGGATTGTACTGCTGCTCGGAATCACGTTCATCAACAAATTCTATAAATTCGGAGGGACAAACCTGCCTGAAGAAAACCGTGATTTCACGCTGATGAGCTATAATGTGCGGCTGTTCAACCTGTATGAGTGGCTTCCGCGCAAAGATGTGCCTGACAGTATCGTGGCATTTGTAAAAGAGCAGCACCCTGATATACTGTGCCTTCAGGAATACACCCCAATTAAAAGGGTACAATTTAAGCAGTACAAGCACCGTTTTATTTTTACTAATGATTATAAAAGCGGTAAATTCGGGCAGGCTATTTACTCGAAATTCCCTATCATAAACAGCGGGCATATACCTTTCCCGAAGACTGATAACCATGCTATCTTTGCCGACATTAAGAAAGGGAAAGATACAATCCGGGTATACAGCATGCACCTCCAATCAATACGCATTACGCCCGACATACATGAAAGACTTGATGAAGAGCGGTCGCGCGTGATATTTAACCGCATGAGCAAAGCTTTTAAAGAGCAGCAGCTTCAGGCAGAAATTGTAGAGAAACATAAAGCCGAGTGTACCTACCCCATGATTATTTGCGGTGACCTCAACAACAGCGCATTCTCTTACGTTTATCGCAGTGTTAAAGGCAAAATGAATGATGCTTTTGAGGAAGCAGGCAGCGGTTTTGGCAAATCATATAACTTCAAATACTATCCGGCACGTATTGACTATATCTTTACCGCTAAAGAGATTGAAGTGAAGCAATACACCACGTTTAAAAATTTCGTCAATTCTGACCATTTCCCGGTGATGACCCGCCTGGCTTTTGAAGAAAAAGAAGAATAG
- a CDS encoding WbqC family protein encodes MGILIHPTYFPSVSHFVALSKADSVTFEVEDNFQKQTNRNRMYIYSPNGIQLLNIPVKHTKTAHHKFKDTKIEDAFDWQKQHFKSLEAAYRTSPFFEYFEDDIRPVFEQKHTFMMDLNFKILDIVSECLGMPLNYDKTEEYFHEVSGVEDLRHLANGKKDTSEFEPYTQVFGDKHGFINNLSILDLLFNEGRYALDYLKRQTQ; translated from the coding sequence ATGGGTATTCTGATACATCCGACGTATTTTCCATCGGTGAGCCACTTTGTGGCTCTTTCGAAAGCTGATTCCGTCACTTTCGAAGTTGAAGATAATTTCCAGAAGCAGACCAACCGCAACAGGATGTACATTTATAGCCCGAACGGTATACAGCTGCTAAACATCCCGGTAAAGCATACCAAAACGGCACACCATAAGTTTAAAGACACCAAAATTGAGGATGCGTTTGACTGGCAGAAACAGCACTTTAAGTCACTGGAAGCTGCTTACCGTACTTCACCCTTCTTTGAGTATTTTGAAGACGATATACGCCCTGTATTTGAGCAAAAGCATACCTTCATGATGGACTTAAACTTCAAGATACTGGATATTGTATCTGAATGTTTGGGTATGCCACTAAACTATGATAAGACGGAAGAGTACTTCCATGAAGTAAGCGGAGTGGAAGACCTTCGCCACCTCGCCAACGGAAAGAAAGACACATCAGAATTTGAACCTTACACTCAGGTTTTTGGTGATAAGCACGGGTTCATCAATAACCTTAGCATACTCGACCTGCTGTTCAATGAAGGTCGTTACGCACTTGATTACCTTAAGAGGCAAACGCAGTAA
- the lepB gene encoding signal peptidase I produces MTLTQWFIFFLAVQVIHFLGTWKLYHKAGRKPWEAAVPVYNAVVLMRIINRSTWWTVLLFIPIVNLIMFPVVWVETLRSFGKTSTTDTILGVVTLGFYIYYINYFEDVQYRPERELKASTKGGDTLSSLLFAIVVATIVHTYIMQPFNIPSSSLEKTLLVGDFLFVSKLHYGPRTPMTTVAAPMVHDTIPVINKRSYSKWPQLPYFRFPGFESVEKNDIVVFNWPADTVTKFFDASAVGLRKPIDKKSNYVKRCVGTPGDTFELRDGIVFINGKELKLSGRARPQYMHTIYSKTGVSPALIQQAGSTEFFRSFVVSNLTQEQAQALTPYVSSSQQNADGSITIRTSERGLPTAMLQQYQIPVQEVAEPVVTVNLTLDGAEKIRATTGIDSVVRYIEKRPQPVFGQVATWNQDNMGPFLIPGRDKSVKLTLQNLPLYKKAIEEYEHNTLKVENGQIIINGKATDSYTFKQDYFFMMGDNRHRSEDSRFWGFVPQDHIVGKPTFVWMSLDQNESWFNITKKVRWDRLFTTVGGDDEPTSYFWYFVGALAVYFGYSQYKKRKEPKA; encoded by the coding sequence ATGACACTTACACAATGGTTTATATTTTTCCTGGCAGTACAGGTTATTCATTTTTTAGGCACCTGGAAACTGTATCACAAAGCCGGGCGTAAACCCTGGGAAGCTGCAGTACCGGTATACAATGCCGTGGTACTTATGCGCATCATCAACCGCTCAACTTGGTGGACAGTTTTGCTTTTCATCCCTATTGTTAACCTTATCATGTTCCCCGTTGTTTGGGTTGAAACCCTTCGCAGCTTCGGGAAAACATCAACTACCGATACCATTCTGGGTGTTGTTACACTGGGTTTTTACATTTACTACATCAATTATTTTGAAGATGTACAGTACAGGCCGGAACGCGAACTGAAAGCATCTACAAAAGGCGGAGACACACTTAGCTCACTGCTATTCGCTATTGTTGTGGCAACTATCGTGCATACTTATATAATGCAGCCGTTCAATATACCATCTTCATCATTAGAAAAGACTTTACTCGTTGGAGATTTCCTGTTTGTGAGCAAACTGCATTACGGTCCGCGTACACCTATGACTACAGTCGCCGCGCCAATGGTGCATGACACCATACCTGTAATCAATAAGCGTTCATACAGCAAGTGGCCGCAGTTGCCTTATTTCAGGTTTCCGGGTTTTGAAAGCGTGGAGAAGAATGACATTGTAGTATTTAACTGGCCTGCTGATACCGTAACCAAATTTTTTGATGCTTCTGCAGTAGGTCTTCGTAAGCCTATAGACAAAAAATCAAATTACGTAAAGCGCTGCGTAGGTACACCAGGCGATACATTTGAACTTCGTGATGGCATTGTGTTCATCAATGGTAAAGAACTGAAGCTTAGTGGCAGGGCAAGGCCGCAGTACATGCATACTATTTACTCAAAAACCGGCGTGTCTCCTGCACTTATCCAGCAGGCAGGCTCTACAGAGTTTTTCCGTTCGTTTGTAGTGAGTAACCTCACTCAAGAGCAGGCACAAGCCCTTACACCTTACGTATCGTCAAGCCAGCAAAATGCAGATGGCAGTATCACTATTCGTACATCAGAGCGTGGGCTGCCAACGGCTATGCTTCAACAGTACCAGATTCCTGTGCAGGAAGTTGCAGAGCCTGTTGTAACAGTAAACCTGACGCTTGATGGCGCTGAAAAAATCAGAGCAACGACTGGTATTGATTCGGTTGTACGCTATATCGAGAAAAGGCCGCAGCCGGTGTTTGGGCAGGTTGCCACATGGAATCAGGATAATATGGGCCCATTCCTAATCCCCGGCCGTGATAAATCGGTTAAGCTGACACTGCAAAATCTTCCGCTTTACAAAAAAGCTATTGAAGAATATGAGCATAACACCCTGAAAGTTGAGAACGGTCAGATTATTATTAACGGTAAAGCAACTGACTCATATACTTTTAAACAAGATTATTTCTTTATGATGGGTGACAACCGCCACCGCTCTGAAGATAGCCGTTTCTGGGGATTTGTACCCCAAGACCATATTGTTGGAAAACCAACCTTTGTATGGATGAGCCTTGACCAAAATGAGTCTTGGTTTAATATCACCAAAAAAGTACGTTGGGACAGGCTGTTTACAACGGTAGGCGGAGATGATGAACCAACTTCATATTTTTGGTATTTTGTGGGGGCGCTGGCTGTGTACTTCGGGTATTCGCAATACAAAAAGAGAAAGGAACCTAAAGCGTAA
- the dapB gene encoding 4-hydroxy-tetrahydrodipicolinate reductase, giving the protein MKIALLGYGKMGKVIERIAQERGHEIVMRKASADTFEGLEDADAAIDFSIPDAAVGNITACLERNIPIISGTTGWLEKYHDMAELCEQRNGAFIYGSNFSLGVNIFFELNTHLAKMMGHLKQYKVSMEEVHHTQKLDAPSGTAITLAKDIIAHSDYSSWAIGNPKEDEIFIDAKRVEGVPGTHTVTYDSDVDSIEIKHTAHSREGFALGAVIAAEWLIGKKGVYSMKDVLGLS; this is encoded by the coding sequence ATGAAGATAGCGCTGCTGGGTTACGGAAAAATGGGTAAAGTGATAGAACGTATTGCACAGGAACGCGGCCATGAAATCGTGATGAGAAAAGCAAGTGCCGATACGTTTGAAGGCCTTGAAGATGCTGATGCCGCCATCGATTTCAGTATACCTGATGCTGCTGTTGGAAACATTACTGCATGCCTTGAGCGCAACATCCCAATAATATCCGGAACAACAGGTTGGCTTGAAAAGTACCACGATATGGCCGAGCTTTGCGAGCAACGCAACGGGGCTTTTATCTACGGCTCAAACTTCAGCCTTGGCGTGAATATATTTTTTGAATTAAATACGCACCTGGCAAAAATGATGGGCCACCTGAAACAATACAAGGTTTCAATGGAAGAGGTACACCACACGCAAAAGCTTGATGCCCCGAGCGGTACAGCTATAACCCTTGCTAAAGACATTATAGCACACAGCGACTACTCCAGCTGGGCTATTGGCAACCCTAAAGAAGATGAGATATTTATAGATGCCAAACGCGTTGAAGGCGTACCGGGTACACATACTGTAACGTATGACTCTGATGTTGACTCAATCGAAATTAAGCATACCGCCCACAGCCGTGAAGGTTTTGCCCTTGGCGCGGTAATAGCCGCCGAGTGGCTTATAGGTAAAAAAGGCGTTTACAGCATGAAAGACGTTTTGGGCCTCTCGTAA
- a CDS encoding DUF5683 domain-containing protein — protein MKQLFAIFGFAFALLSSPCFAQEEGKEEGLVVEQDSTLLRPYKLDALAPSKAAFYSAVVPGLGQIYNKDYWKVPIVYGGMGLSLYYYFWNNDKYHEYRDAYKNSLAGRPITGELAALQNDRDRLIRGQRFHQRNRDLSMLITVGFYILNIVDANVSAHLSQFNVNENLSFRPQLQQNQIDYKHNMGFSLTYQFK, from the coding sequence GTGAAACAGCTGTTTGCCATATTCGGTTTTGCATTTGCTTTACTGTCTTCGCCATGTTTTGCACAGGAAGAGGGGAAAGAGGAAGGGCTTGTTGTTGAGCAGGATTCAACACTGCTAAGGCCTTATAAACTTGATGCGCTCGCACCGTCAAAGGCGGCGTTTTATTCGGCAGTTGTGCCCGGGCTTGGCCAAATTTATAATAAGGATTACTGGAAAGTACCGATTGTATATGGTGGTATGGGCCTTAGCCTTTATTACTATTTCTGGAACAATGATAAGTACCACGAATACCGTGATGCTTATAAAAACTCACTGGCAGGCAGGCCGATAACAGGTGAACTTGCAGCCTTGCAAAATGACCGTGACAGGCTTATCCGCGGGCAGCGTTTCCATCAGCGCAACCGTGACCTTTCAATGCTTATAACGGTCGGATTCTATATCCTGAATATTGTTGATGCCAATGTTAGTGCGCACCTCTCGCAATTTAATGTAAATGAGAATCTTAGCTTTAGGCCACAACTGCAGCAAAACCAGATTGACTACAAGCATAATATGGGGTTCTCGTTAACTTACCAATTTAAATAA
- a CDS encoding ParB/RepB/Spo0J family partition protein — MTKAIKKQALGRGLSALLKNPENDIKSVDDKGADKVVGNIIELELDAIEINPFQPRTHFNEEALQELSTSIKELGVIQPITVRKLDYNKYQLISGERRLRASKLAGLETIPAYIRIANDNESLVMALVENIQRHDLDPIEVALSYQRLMEEVQLTQEQMSDRVGKKRSTIANYLRLLKLDPIIQTGIRDGFITMGHGRAIINIEDHDAQADIYQKIVSGNLSVRETETLVKNYQESLKPQPAKAKERASTFNVTEANTKSFKDFFGAKVDVKVDDKGKGKITIPFHSEEDFNRILKLING; from the coding sequence ATGACAAAAGCGATTAAAAAACAGGCTCTTGGCAGAGGATTGTCGGCTTTATTGAAAAACCCTGAAAATGACATCAAATCGGTTGATGACAAGGGCGCTGACAAAGTTGTAGGCAATATCATAGAGCTTGAACTTGATGCTATCGAAATAAACCCATTCCAGCCGCGTACGCATTTTAATGAAGAGGCGCTGCAGGAACTTAGTACATCTATCAAAGAACTTGGTGTAATACAGCCTATTACAGTACGTAAGCTTGATTACAACAAATACCAGCTTATATCAGGTGAGCGCAGGCTTCGTGCCAGTAAACTCGCGGGCCTAGAGACTATTCCGGCTTACATTCGTATAGCCAACGATAACGAATCGCTGGTAATGGCACTGGTTGAAAACATTCAACGTCATGACCTTGACCCGATTGAGGTGGCGCTGTCTTATCAAAGGCTTATGGAAGAAGTTCAGCTTACGCAGGAGCAAATGAGCGATCGTGTGGGCAAAAAGCGCTCAACCATAGCTAATTACCTTCGCCTGCTGAAGCTTGACCCGATAATCCAGACCGGCATACGCGATGGGTTTATCACTATGGGCCATGGGCGTGCTATCATCAACATTGAAGACCATGATGCACAGGCAGATATCTACCAGAAAATCGTAAGCGGAAACCTTTCCGTTCGCGAAACAGAAACCCTCGTAAAAAATTACCAGGAAAGCCTGAAACCGCAGCCAGCAAAAGCTAAAGAAAGGGCGTCTACATTTAATGTTACAGAGGCTAACACGAAGAGCTTTAAGGATTTCTTCGGGGCAAAAGTTGATGTAAAAGTTGATGATAAAGGCAAGGGAAAAATCACCATACCATTTCATTCTGAAGAAGATTTCAACAGGATACTTAAACTCATCAACGGATAG
- a CDS encoding ParA family protein yields MGKIIAIANQKGGVGKTTTSVNLAASLGVLEKKVLLIDADPQANASSGLGIDVESVETGTYQILEHSATPDEATIECTAPNVWVIPAHIDLVAIEIELVDKENREYMLKQALESVKDKYDYILIDCAPSLGLLTLNALTAADSVVIPIQCEYFALEGLGKLLNTIKSVQKIHNPALDIEGLLLTMYDSRLRLSNQVVEEVQKHFNDMVFNTVIQRNVKLSEAPSYGESIINYDATSKGATNYLHLAEEIIKKNSKVVS; encoded by the coding sequence ATGGGTAAAATCATTGCCATCGCCAACCAAAAAGGCGGCGTGGGAAAAACAACAACATCGGTAAACCTGGCGGCTTCGCTGGGTGTTCTCGAGAAAAAAGTACTGCTTATAGATGCTGACCCTCAGGCAAATGCGAGCTCAGGGCTTGGTATTGATGTGGAGTCGGTTGAAACCGGTACTTACCAGATTTTGGAACACAGCGCCACACCGGATGAGGCCACGATTGAATGTACTGCGCCAAACGTGTGGGTTATCCCTGCACATATAGACCTTGTAGCCATTGAAATAGAGCTTGTTGATAAAGAAAACAGGGAGTACATGCTGAAGCAAGCTCTTGAAAGCGTGAAAGATAAGTACGATTACATACTGATTGACTGTGCGCCGTCGCTTGGGCTTCTTACCCTGAATGCGCTTACTGCAGCCGACTCTGTAGTGATCCCGATACAATGTGAATATTTTGCACTTGAAGGCCTTGGAAAGCTGTTAAATACTATAAAAAGCGTACAGAAAATACACAATCCTGCGTTAGATATTGAAGGCCTTTTGCTTACCATGTATGATTCACGCTTACGCCTTAGCAATCAGGTAGTTGAAGAGGTACAGAAACATTTCAACGACATGGTTTTCAACACGGTGATACAAAGAAATGTGAAGCTGAGCGAGGCTCCGAGCTATGGCGAGAGTATCATAAATTATGACGCAACCAGCAAAGGCGCAACCAATTACCTGCACCTTGCCGAAGAAATAATCAAGAAAAACAGTAAAGTAGTTTCATGA
- a CDS encoding helix-turn-helix domain-containing protein — translation MYERKTLPNLNCGLDLIGEVLYGKWKIRLLWFIDQGHKRPSELQRKIPDASRRVLNIQLKELEEHELVSKIIYPVVPLKVEYSLTDFGKTLIPVISAIGNWGDAHEERLRSLILKRLENTAS, via the coding sequence ATGTATGAAAGAAAAACATTGCCAAACCTTAATTGCGGCCTTGACCTTATAGGCGAAGTGCTGTACGGAAAATGGAAAATTCGCCTGCTTTGGTTTATTGACCAGGGGCACAAACGCCCGAGCGAGTTGCAGCGCAAAATACCCGATGCTTCGCGCAGGGTTTTAAATATCCAGCTGAAAGAATTAGAGGAACACGAGCTTGTTTCAAAGATTATTTATCCTGTAGTGCCACTCAAAGTCGAGTACAGCCTTACGGATTTCGGGAAGACACTGATACCGGTTATTTCAGCAATCGGGAATTGGGGCGACGCGCACGAAGAACGCTTACGGTCGCTAATTTTAAAACGGTTAGAAAACACCGCTTCTTAA
- a CDS encoding SDR family oxidoreductase — MDYQNELSGKIALVTGGTKGAGRAMAERLLQAGATVIITARNAPEKENDKLHFIAADLSTAEGSQKVVSEVLSTYGRLDILVNNLGSSSTPAGGFSVLSDEDWISTLHANLLAPVRLDRGFLPQMIERKEGVIIHIASIQGKLPLYESTLPYAAAKAGLRNYSKSLSNEVTPKGLRVLTVSPGWINTSASDAWLGELARNSNSTVEEAQQGVMDALGGIPYGRPAKPEEVAELVGFLVSPRANYLTGTEFVIDGGTVRTV; from the coding sequence ATGGATTATCAAAACGAATTATCAGGAAAGATTGCATTAGTAACAGGCGGTACAAAAGGCGCCGGTAGGGCTATGGCCGAAAGGCTGCTGCAAGCCGGTGCAACAGTTATCATCACAGCCAGGAATGCACCCGAAAAAGAGAATGACAAACTGCATTTTATTGCTGCCGATTTAAGTACGGCGGAAGGGTCGCAAAAAGTGGTTAGCGAGGTATTATCAACTTACGGAAGGCTGGACATATTGGTGAACAACCTCGGGTCATCTTCTACACCGGCGGGCGGATTTAGCGTGCTAAGCGATGAAGACTGGATTTCTACCCTGCATGCTAATTTACTGGCGCCTGTTCGTCTCGACAGGGGATTTTTACCGCAAATGATTGAGCGCAAAGAGGGCGTTATCATCCACATTGCCTCTATCCAGGGGAAACTGCCATTGTATGAGTCGACACTGCCATACGCTGCTGCCAAAGCAGGATTGCGAAACTACAGCAAAAGCTTATCCAACGAAGTTACGCCAAAAGGTTTGCGTGTACTCACGGTTTCGCCGGGATGGATCAACACATCAGCATCGGATGCTTGGCTGGGTGAGCTTGCCCGGAATTCCAACAGCACAGTGGAAGAAGCGCAGCAAGGCGTAATGGATGCACTGGGTGGGATACCTTACGGCAGGCCTGCAAAGCCCGAAGAAGTGGCAGAGTTGGTAGGCTTCCTGGTTTCGCCAAGGGCTAACTACTTAACCGGAACCGAATTTGTAATTGACGGCGGAACCGTAAGAACTGTTTAA
- a CDS encoding nuclear transport factor 2 family protein, with product MNLPKVIADLVAAQNNFDSADYVKCFSDNAMVQDEGKTYNGKKEIEAWIADSNKRYRATIKPLSYEEHEKESILKTETSGNFPGSPIVLNYHLVITGGLIQSLNFTV from the coding sequence ATGAACTTACCAAAAGTAATAGCAGATCTGGTGGCGGCACAAAATAACTTTGACAGTGCCGACTATGTAAAGTGTTTTTCCGATAATGCAATGGTTCAGGACGAAGGCAAAACCTATAACGGCAAAAAGGAAATCGAAGCTTGGATTGCCGACTCTAACAAGCGATACCGCGCTACAATTAAGCCTCTAAGCTATGAAGAACACGAAAAGGAAAGTATCCTTAAAACGGAAACATCAGGGAATTTCCCCGGCAGCCCGATTGTACTGAATTATCACTTGGTGATAACGGGCGGACTGATACAATCATTAAATTTTACAGTGTAA